One genomic segment of Amycolatopsis sp. WQ 127309 includes these proteins:
- a CDS encoding rhamnulokinase family protein, producing the protein MAGTAGPGRLSLEEVRRFPNGGVRAGPALYWDVLGLYRETLAGIRDAGPLDGIGIDSWAVDYGLLDESGALLGNPVHHRDSRTDGVPEKVAASISARELYDVTGLQQLPFNTLYQLVSEPDRLTAAHTMLLIPDLLNYWLTGEIGAERTNASTTQLYDVRARTWAADLAARVGIPSRLLPPLRDPGTVVGPARELSGVPVIAVGSHDTASAVVAVPAEPGTNFAYISCGTWSLAGLELSEPELGDAALAANFTNEGGVDGTIRFLRNVMGLWVLSETLRTWSRTDLPDLLAAAASAPALAAVVDIDAPAFLPPGDMPARIAAACRATGQRPPSTPAEVVRCIVDSLALAHRRTLRAAAAISGRSFDVVHIVGGGARNELLCQLTADACGVPVLAGPVEAAALGNVLVQARALGEDLPDLPSMRALVRETQEVRRYDPTAHADWAAAEARLR; encoded by the coding sequence ATGGCCGGGACCGCGGGGCCGGGCCGCCTCAGCCTGGAGGAGGTCCGGCGGTTCCCCAACGGCGGCGTCCGGGCGGGGCCGGCGCTGTACTGGGACGTCCTGGGGCTGTACCGGGAGACCCTCGCCGGGATCCGGGACGCCGGCCCGCTGGACGGCATCGGCATCGACTCCTGGGCCGTCGACTACGGGCTCCTCGACGAGTCCGGCGCGTTGCTCGGCAACCCCGTGCACCACCGCGACTCCCGCACCGACGGCGTGCCCGAGAAGGTGGCGGCGTCGATCTCCGCCCGCGAGCTGTACGACGTCACCGGGCTGCAGCAGCTGCCGTTCAACACGCTGTACCAGCTGGTGTCCGAACCGGACCGGCTCACCGCGGCCCACACTATGCTGCTGATTCCGGACCTGCTGAACTACTGGCTGACCGGCGAGATCGGCGCCGAGCGCACCAACGCGTCGACCACCCAGCTCTACGACGTCCGCGCGCGGACCTGGGCTGCTGACCTGGCCGCGCGGGTGGGCATCCCGTCGCGGCTGCTGCCACCGCTGCGCGACCCCGGCACGGTGGTGGGCCCGGCGCGGGAGCTGTCCGGCGTGCCGGTGATCGCGGTCGGCTCGCACGACACGGCGTCGGCCGTCGTCGCGGTCCCGGCTGAACCGGGCACGAATTTCGCGTACATCTCCTGCGGCACCTGGTCGCTGGCCGGGCTGGAGCTGTCCGAACCTGAGCTGGGCGACGCAGCGCTGGCCGCGAACTTCACCAACGAAGGCGGCGTCGACGGCACGATCCGGTTCCTGCGCAACGTGATGGGCCTGTGGGTGCTGTCGGAGACCCTGCGGACGTGGTCGCGCACGGACCTGCCGGACCTGCTCGCGGCGGCCGCCTCGGCCCCGGCCCTCGCGGCGGTCGTGGACATCGACGCGCCCGCGTTCCTGCCGCCGGGCGACATGCCCGCCCGTATCGCGGCGGCTTGCCGCGCCACCGGCCAGCGCCCGCCGTCAACGCCGGCCGAGGTCGTCCGGTGCATTGTGGACAGTCTGGCCCTGGCCCACCGCCGCACCCTCCGCGCGGCCGCGGCGATCTCCGGCCGCTCGTTCGACGTGGTTCACATCGTCGGCGGCGGAGCCCGCAACGAACTCCTGTGCCAGCTGACGGCGGACGCGTGCGGCGTCCCGGTCCTCGCGGGCCCAGTCGAAGCGGCCGCCCTGGGCAACGTCCTGGTCCAGGCCCGAGCCCTGGGCGAGGACCTCCCGGACCTGCCGTCGATGCGCGCCCTGGTCCGCGAAACCCAGGAGGTCCGCCGCTACGACCCGACGGCCCACGCCGACTGGGCCGCCGCCGAGGCCCGGCTCCGGTAG
- a CDS encoding discoidin domain-containing protein encodes MDRPLPLRAVPALVVLLVLGLLAGPTPAHAATLLSQGRPVTASSSEGASTPASAAVDGNAGTRWASAWSDPQWLQVDLGAAADISQVTLNWESAYATAYEIQVSDNASSWTSIYSTTTATGGVQNLAVSGHGRYVRFYGTHRVGGYGYSLWEFQVSGTPGTTTPGGPGVTKVTGSQGNWQLSVDGRPWIVKGLTWGPPVSEAASRMPELHSIGVNTVRTWGTDGSSQPLLDAAAANGIKVVAGFWLQPGGGPGSGGCVDYTTDTTYKNTMLGEIQKWVNAYKGNAGVLMWNVGNESILGMQNCYSGTLLEQNRIAYARFVDQAAQAIHAIDANHPVTSTDAWTGAWPYYKAYTPNLDLYSVNSYAQVCQVKQDWINGGYTKPYIITETGPAGEWEVPNDVNGVPAEPTDQQKRDGYTNAWNCVLAHPGVALGATLFHYGSEGDFGGVWFNITTGNEKRLSWYAVRKIYSGQTGGNTPPVISSMNLSRTTDVPAGGTFTVTANVSDPDGDPITYTMGYNSKYINNAAGLIPAQFTGTGTFTVTAPKDLGVWKIYLYARDGHGNVGIETRSLRVVAPPVPGTNLARGAATTASTYQADGPGAPYPPQAATDGNQATRWASAWADPQWLQVDLGSRQAFNHVQLVWESAFGKAYEIQVSDDGANWRSVYGTTTGDGGADDLAVSATARYVRVNATQRGTAYGYSVYEFGVYRS; translated from the coding sequence GTGGACCGACCGTTGCCCCTTCGTGCCGTCCCGGCACTCGTGGTCCTGCTGGTACTGGGCCTGCTAGCCGGCCCGACCCCGGCACACGCCGCGACGTTGCTATCCCAAGGCAGACCCGTGACCGCCTCCAGCAGCGAAGGCGCGTCGACGCCGGCGTCCGCCGCGGTCGACGGCAACGCGGGCACCCGCTGGGCCAGCGCCTGGAGCGACCCGCAGTGGCTGCAGGTCGACCTCGGTGCCGCCGCCGACATCAGCCAGGTGACCCTGAACTGGGAATCCGCCTACGCGACGGCGTACGAGATCCAGGTGTCCGACAACGCGTCGTCGTGGACGTCGATCTACAGCACGACGACGGCGACCGGTGGTGTGCAGAACCTCGCCGTCAGCGGCCACGGCCGGTACGTGCGCTTCTACGGCACCCACCGGGTCGGCGGCTACGGCTACTCGCTCTGGGAGTTCCAGGTCAGCGGCACCCCGGGCACGACGACGCCGGGCGGCCCCGGCGTCACCAAGGTGACCGGCAGCCAGGGCAACTGGCAGCTCTCCGTCGACGGCCGGCCGTGGATCGTCAAGGGCCTCACGTGGGGCCCGCCGGTCAGCGAAGCCGCGTCGCGGATGCCGGAGCTGCACTCGATCGGCGTCAACACCGTCCGCACCTGGGGCACCGACGGCAGCAGCCAGCCGCTGCTGGACGCCGCCGCGGCCAACGGGATCAAGGTCGTCGCCGGCTTCTGGCTGCAGCCCGGCGGCGGGCCGGGCAGCGGCGGCTGCGTCGACTACACCACCGACACGACCTACAAGAACACGATGCTCGGCGAGATCCAGAAGTGGGTCAACGCCTACAAGGGCAACGCCGGCGTGCTCATGTGGAACGTCGGGAACGAGTCGATCCTCGGCATGCAGAACTGCTACTCCGGCACGCTGCTGGAGCAGAACCGCATCGCCTACGCCCGGTTCGTCGACCAGGCCGCGCAGGCGATCCACGCGATCGACGCCAACCACCCGGTCACCTCGACCGACGCCTGGACCGGCGCGTGGCCGTACTACAAGGCCTACACGCCGAACCTCGACCTGTACTCCGTGAACTCCTACGCGCAGGTCTGCCAGGTCAAGCAGGACTGGATCAACGGCGGTTACACGAAGCCCTACATCATCACCGAGACCGGCCCGGCCGGCGAGTGGGAGGTTCCGAACGACGTCAACGGCGTCCCGGCCGAGCCCACCGACCAGCAGAAGCGCGACGGCTACACGAACGCCTGGAACTGTGTGCTGGCCCACCCGGGCGTGGCGCTCGGCGCGACGTTGTTCCACTACGGCAGCGAAGGCGACTTCGGCGGCGTCTGGTTCAACATCACGACGGGCAACGAGAAGCGGCTGTCCTGGTACGCCGTCCGCAAGATCTACAGTGGACAGACCGGCGGCAACACGCCCCCGGTGATCTCGTCGATGAACCTCAGCCGCACCACCGACGTCCCGGCCGGCGGCACCTTCACGGTGACGGCGAACGTGTCCGATCCGGACGGTGACCCGATCACCTACACCATGGGCTACAACAGCAAGTACATCAACAACGCGGCCGGCCTGATCCCGGCGCAGTTCACCGGCACCGGCACGTTCACGGTCACCGCGCCGAAGGACCTGGGCGTCTGGAAGATCTACCTCTACGCCCGCGACGGGCACGGCAACGTCGGCATCGAGACGCGCTCGCTGCGCGTGGTCGCGCCGCCGGTGCCGGGCACCAACCTGGCCCGCGGCGCGGCGACCACGGCGTCGACCTACCAGGCCGACGGCCCCGGCGCGCCCTACCCGCCGCAGGCCGCGACCGACGGCAACCAGGCGACGCGCTGGGCGAGCGCGTGGGCCGACCCGCAGTGGCTGCAGGTCGACCTGGGCAGCCGGCAGGCGTTCAACCACGTCCAGCTGGTCTGGGAGTCGGCGTTCGGCAAGGCGTACGAGATCCAGGTCAGCGACGACGGGGCGAACTGGCGCTCGGTCTACGGCACCACGACCGGTGACGGCGGCGCCGACGACCTCGCGGTCTCGGCCACCGCCCGGTACGTGCGGGTGAACGCCACCCAGCGCGGGACGGCGTACGGGTATTCGGTGTACGAGTTCGGCGTCTACCGGAGCTGA
- a CDS encoding DUF1996 domain-containing protein, which produces MASKAALLACTAATVLAGAFLTAATSSPAGADNLVTHHEFQVNCSPSHHQPDDPIVFPGLPGASHDHTFIGNKTTNAATTTQSLQAAGVGNTTCLAPDDLSAYWFPTVYNGNQVILPNFAQVVYYKSGILDYTKVVPFPPGLRYVAGTVTATQDQFQNAPGAIEGWECGDTFHNWDIPVQCTPGSQLNIRYQAPSCWDGVHLDSADHKSHMAYPDKTTLTCPADHPVAVPMLEFKIAFPVSGDMSGVHLASGRGYSWHYDFFNAWDPPTLAALVTHCINGGLQCDPRGFDLYKPDRGTVLGPNYRLPGRP; this is translated from the coding sequence TTGGCATCGAAAGCCGCGCTCCTCGCCTGCACCGCCGCCACCGTGCTGGCAGGCGCCTTCCTGACCGCGGCGACGTCGTCGCCGGCCGGAGCCGACAACCTGGTGACGCACCACGAGTTCCAGGTCAACTGCTCCCCCAGTCACCACCAGCCGGACGACCCGATCGTTTTCCCCGGGCTGCCCGGCGCGTCGCACGACCACACGTTCATCGGCAACAAGACCACCAACGCGGCCACGACGACCCAGTCGCTGCAGGCCGCGGGCGTGGGCAACACGACCTGCCTGGCGCCCGACGACCTGTCGGCGTACTGGTTCCCGACGGTCTACAACGGCAACCAGGTGATCCTGCCGAACTTCGCGCAGGTCGTGTACTACAAGTCCGGCATCCTCGACTACACCAAGGTCGTGCCGTTCCCGCCCGGCCTGCGTTACGTCGCCGGGACGGTCACGGCGACGCAGGACCAGTTCCAGAACGCGCCCGGCGCGATCGAGGGCTGGGAGTGCGGCGACACCTTCCACAACTGGGACATCCCGGTGCAGTGCACGCCGGGCAGCCAGCTGAACATCCGGTACCAGGCCCCGAGCTGCTGGGACGGCGTCCACCTGGACTCCGCCGATCACAAGAGCCACATGGCTTACCCGGACAAGACGACGCTGACGTGCCCGGCCGACCACCCGGTCGCGGTGCCGATGCTGGAGTTCAAGATCGCGTTCCCGGTCAGCGGTGACATGTCCGGCGTCCATCTGGCCAGCGGACGCGGGTATTCGTGGCACTACGACTTCTTCAACGCGTGGGACCCGCCCACCCTCGCCGCGCTGGTCACGCACTGCATCAACGGCGGGCTCCAGTGCGACCCGCGCGGGTTCGACCTCTACAAACCGGACCGCGGCACCGTCCTCGGTCCGAACTACCGGCTGCCCGGCCGGCCGTGA
- a CDS encoding LacI family DNA-binding transcriptional regulator encodes MTTHPPPAPPTLEDVARVAGVSRATVSRVVNSVRNVDPKLRETVERAIADTGYVPNRAARSLVTRHTGGIALVVSEPERHIDAEAFTGGVFGDPFFGRVVEGVVAHLRPHGRHPLLMLVDSEDERASLVAKLRQEQVSGVLLISLAPDRDPLPLMLTEAGVPTALFARPARPAPVCYVDVAHQDGARIAADRLVARGCRRVATIAGPGGTPAGHDRLAGFRDAMARHGHAYVPVAEGDFTQHGGELAMERLLAAEPDLDGVFVANDLMAYGALSVLSDAGRRVPDDIAVIGFDDSRVALSCRPRLTTIRQPVEAMGAAMARMVLDRMANPTLRAESVIFDPELVVRDSA; translated from the coding sequence GTGACGACGCATCCGCCTCCGGCGCCACCGACCCTCGAAGACGTCGCGCGGGTCGCCGGCGTCTCGCGCGCCACGGTCTCGCGGGTGGTGAACAGCGTGCGCAACGTCGACCCGAAGCTGCGCGAAACCGTCGAACGCGCCATCGCCGACACCGGCTACGTGCCGAACCGGGCCGCGCGGTCGCTGGTCACGCGGCACACCGGCGGGATCGCGCTGGTGGTGTCCGAACCCGAGCGGCACATCGACGCCGAAGCGTTCACCGGCGGCGTGTTCGGCGACCCGTTCTTCGGCCGGGTGGTCGAGGGCGTCGTCGCGCACCTGCGCCCGCACGGCCGGCACCCGCTGCTGATGCTCGTCGACAGCGAGGACGAGCGCGCTTCGCTCGTGGCGAAGCTGCGGCAGGAGCAGGTCAGCGGGGTGCTGCTGATCTCGCTGGCCCCCGACCGGGACCCGCTGCCGCTGATGCTGACCGAGGCGGGCGTCCCGACGGCGCTGTTCGCGCGACCCGCCCGCCCGGCACCGGTGTGCTACGTCGACGTCGCCCACCAGGACGGCGCCCGGATCGCGGCGGACCGGCTCGTCGCCCGCGGCTGCCGGCGGGTCGCCACGATCGCCGGCCCGGGCGGCACCCCGGCGGGCCACGACCGGCTGGCGGGCTTCCGCGACGCGATGGCCCGCCACGGCCACGCGTACGTGCCGGTCGCCGAGGGCGACTTCACCCAGCACGGCGGCGAGCTCGCGATGGAACGGCTGCTGGCGGCCGAGCCGGACCTGGACGGCGTGTTCGTCGCCAATGATCTGATGGCGTACGGGGCTTTGTCGGTGCTTTCCGACGCCGGGCGCCGGGTCCCGGACGACATCGCGGTCATCGGCTTCGACGACAGCCGCGTGGCGCTGAGCTGCCGCCCTCGATTGACGACGATCCGCCAGCCGGTCGAGGCCATGGGCGCGGCGATGGCGCGGATGGTCTTGGACCGCATGGCGAACCCCACGCTGCGCGCGGAATCGGTGATCTTCGACCCGGAGCTGGTAGTCCGGGACTCCGCCTGA
- a CDS encoding response regulator, with translation MTIRLLLADDQEMVRQALGTLLDLEDDFAVVASVGRGDEIVAAAREHRPDVALLDIEMPGLDGLAAAAVLAAQVPDCRVVMLTTFGRAGYLRRAMEAGAVGFVVKDAPADALADAIRRVVKGERVVDPALAVATLAAGESPLTARERDVLITARTGATVAEIAARLYLSEGTVRNYVSAAITKTGGRNRVDAVRIADDRGWL, from the coding sequence GTGACCATCCGGCTGCTGCTGGCCGACGACCAGGAGATGGTCCGCCAGGCCCTCGGCACCCTCCTGGACCTGGAGGACGACTTCGCGGTCGTCGCGTCCGTCGGGCGGGGCGACGAGATCGTCGCGGCCGCGCGCGAACACCGGCCCGACGTCGCGCTGCTCGACATCGAGATGCCGGGCCTCGACGGGCTGGCCGCCGCGGCCGTGCTGGCCGCGCAGGTGCCGGACTGCCGCGTCGTCATGCTCACGACGTTCGGCCGCGCCGGCTACCTGCGCCGCGCGATGGAGGCCGGGGCGGTCGGGTTCGTCGTCAAGGACGCGCCGGCCGACGCCCTCGCCGACGCGATCCGCCGGGTCGTGAAGGGCGAGCGCGTGGTCGACCCGGCGCTCGCGGTCGCGACCCTCGCCGCGGGCGAATCCCCGCTGACGGCGCGCGAACGCGACGTCCTCATCACCGCGCGGACCGGCGCGACCGTCGCCGAGATCGCGGCGCGGCTCTACCTGTCCGAAGGCACCGTGCGGAACTACGTCTCCGCGGCGATCACCAAGACCGGCGGGCGCAACCGCGTCGACGCCGTCCGGATCGCCGACGACCGCGGCTGGCTCTGA
- a CDS encoding ImmA/IrrE family metallo-endopeptidase — translation MTSSVIAPRCTRLAPAQRGGPIDAHGLTQLRAGARARVLAVLTAVPLPRPWSMNRWVDGLEAWRGREIDLVPVEYRPGQPSGAWQARPAYDLIAYTEHTSALHQDHIIAHELAHMLCAHTGSCLMSESEAAELAPDLAPRALSHLLTRVTSGRDEYEAELIAVLLMSAATSEPLAVQPGASGRAADQARRLAALLG, via the coding sequence ATGACGTCGTCCGTGATCGCGCCCCGGTGCACCCGGCTGGCGCCCGCTCAGCGGGGAGGGCCCATCGACGCGCACGGCCTGACGCAGCTGCGAGCCGGGGCCCGCGCCCGGGTGCTGGCGGTGCTCACCGCCGTCCCGCTGCCGCGGCCGTGGTCGATGAACCGCTGGGTCGACGGCCTGGAGGCGTGGCGCGGCCGCGAAATCGACCTCGTGCCGGTCGAGTACCGGCCCGGCCAGCCGTCCGGCGCCTGGCAGGCCCGCCCGGCGTACGACCTGATCGCCTACACCGAGCACACGTCGGCGCTGCACCAGGACCACATCATCGCCCACGAGCTCGCCCACATGCTGTGCGCGCACACCGGCAGCTGCCTGATGTCGGAGTCCGAGGCCGCCGAGCTCGCCCCCGATCTGGCGCCGCGGGCGCTGTCGCACCTGCTCACGCGCGTGACGAGCGGCCGCGACGAGTACGAGGCCGAACTGATCGCCGTGCTGCTGATGAGCGCGGCGACGAGCGAACCGCTCGCCGTCCAGCCCGGTGCGTCCGGCCGTGCGGCGGACCAGGCGCGGCGGCTGGCGGCGCTGCTGGGATAG
- a CDS encoding NPP1 family protein, protein MAHRSRTLAAVAAAALGLAVAFPATAFADPPGALPANASDFEKTFQPAFDYDKDGCYPTPAIGPDGTIAPGLSLGGDTNGHCRDSWDLDNTNSYSRQKCNNGWCAVMYTLYFEKDQASLGPGSAGHRHDWEHIVVWVKDNQVEYVATSQHGGFAVHDRASMLFEGTHAKVVYHKDGGSTHCFRSANGNDDPPENHKGVWQYPTLVGWDGYPAGLRDKLVAANFGSATFGIKDDQFAGNLGKAKPGGIPFDENA, encoded by the coding sequence ATGGCGCACCGATCCCGCACCCTGGCCGCTGTGGCCGCCGCCGCGCTGGGCCTCGCCGTGGCCTTCCCGGCGACGGCGTTCGCCGACCCGCCCGGCGCCCTGCCCGCCAACGCGAGCGACTTCGAGAAGACGTTCCAGCCGGCCTTCGACTACGACAAGGACGGCTGTTACCCGACCCCGGCGATCGGGCCGGACGGGACCATCGCGCCCGGCCTGTCCCTCGGCGGCGACACCAACGGCCACTGCCGCGACTCCTGGGACCTCGACAACACCAACTCCTACTCGCGCCAGAAGTGCAACAACGGCTGGTGCGCGGTGATGTACACGCTCTACTTCGAGAAGGACCAGGCCTCGCTCGGCCCCGGCAGCGCCGGGCACCGCCACGACTGGGAACACATCGTCGTGTGGGTCAAGGACAACCAGGTCGAGTACGTGGCGACGTCGCAGCACGGCGGTTTCGCGGTGCACGACCGCGCGAGCATGCTGTTCGAGGGCACGCACGCGAAGGTCGTCTACCACAAGGACGGCGGCTCGACGCACTGCTTCCGCTCGGCCAACGGCAACGACGACCCGCCGGAGAACCACAAGGGCGTCTGGCAGTACCCGACCCTGGTCGGCTGGGACGGCTACCCGGCCGGGCTCCGCGACAAGCTCGTCGCGGCGAACTTCGGCAGCGCGACCTTCGGCATCAAGGACGACCAGTTCGCCGGCAACCTCGGCAAGGCGAAGCCGGGCGGCATCCCGTTCGACGAGAACGCCTGA
- a CDS encoding 2'-5' RNA ligase family protein: protein MPRPGTTALVILLPAAEPVLAAARRTAPELVRPGLPAHVTALYPFLPASEVTDEDLDAVRALAAAVAPVGVPLTELVTAPGFSAIPVPALQAIADAVCARWPDVPPYGGRFGPAPDAHLTVAMGGTDADLERVAAEVRPLLPLAARAEALHLVALDDEGWETRLTAPFGA from the coding sequence GTGCCCCGACCCGGAACCACCGCGCTGGTGATCCTGCTGCCCGCCGCCGAGCCCGTGCTCGCCGCGGCCCGGCGCACCGCCCCCGAGCTGGTCCGCCCCGGCCTGCCCGCCCACGTGACGGCGCTGTACCCGTTCCTCCCCGCGTCCGAGGTGACCGACGAGGACCTCGACGCCGTGCGCGCGCTGGCCGCCGCCGTCGCACCGGTCGGCGTCCCGCTCACCGAACTGGTCACCGCGCCGGGTTTCTCCGCGATCCCCGTACCCGCGCTGCAGGCGATCGCGGACGCGGTCTGCGCGCGCTGGCCGGACGTCCCGCCCTACGGCGGCCGGTTCGGCCCGGCGCCCGACGCCCACCTGACCGTCGCGATGGGCGGCACCGACGCCGACCTCGAGCGGGTCGCGGCCGAGGTCCGGCCGCTGCTCCCGCTGGCCGCCCGCGCGGAGGCCCTGCACCTGGTCGCCCTCGACGACGAGGGCTGGGAAACCCGGCTCACCGCGCCGTTCGGCGCGTGA
- a CDS encoding XRE family transcriptional regulator, whose product MSEERSFAERLAHLIATVHPPDRKPYSYREIAHGVAEQTGVTMSATHVQQLAVGARKDPKRSHIQALAQFFGVPVTYFFDDEVAGEVDQQVEDVVAWRDGEARKMAQRAMQLSPRDRETVTALMDQLGSYDETRRREGRRRKPE is encoded by the coding sequence GTGAGCGAGGAGCGCAGTTTCGCCGAACGGCTGGCGCACTTGATCGCGACCGTGCACCCGCCGGACCGCAAGCCCTACTCCTACCGGGAGATCGCGCACGGCGTGGCGGAGCAGACCGGCGTCACGATGTCGGCGACCCACGTGCAGCAGCTCGCCGTCGGCGCGCGCAAGGACCCCAAGCGGTCCCACATCCAGGCCTTGGCCCAGTTCTTCGGCGTGCCGGTGACCTACTTCTTCGACGACGAGGTGGCCGGCGAGGTCGACCAGCAGGTCGAGGACGTCGTGGCCTGGCGCGACGGCGAGGCCCGGAAGATGGCGCAGCGGGCGATGCAGCTCTCGCCGCGCGACCGCGAGACCGTGACCGCCCTGATGGACCAGCTCGGCAGCTACGACGAGACCCGCCGCCGCGAGGGCCGGCGCCGGAAGCCGGAGTGA
- a CDS encoding sensor histidine kinase translates to MNDSTAPADAQRWVRGWRRLVLDAGLLAFPIVTVPAVLEHSSGAAAVAGCVLVAAFAVAYVVGAVAAARRTWRRYWVSLGVCTVLFAAALPFAHGEAFFLAAVVVSLVAPRIGRYAPALGAVVALAAVLVPWAVPSWRAEPGWPQAIALFFTVLVVYAFAEAIHANIALVEARAEVARLASEAERTRIARDLHDLLGHSLTAITVKSTLARRLLGTETARAGEEMAAVETLARQALTDVRAAVSGYRDVTLAGELARGRELLRACGVTADLPTAVDVVGPDHQELFGWVVREGLTNVARHARATRCAVTLSASSVEVLDDGVGGPATEGSGLAGLRERVADAGGRVEAGPASPRGWRLAVSLTPVEVP, encoded by the coding sequence ATGAACGACTCGACGGCACCCGCCGACGCGCAGCGGTGGGTGCGCGGCTGGCGGCGGCTGGTCCTCGACGCGGGGCTGCTCGCCTTCCCGATCGTCACGGTGCCGGCGGTGCTGGAGCACTCGAGCGGCGCCGCCGCGGTGGCCGGCTGCGTGCTCGTGGCCGCCTTCGCCGTCGCCTACGTCGTCGGCGCGGTCGCCGCCGCCCGCCGCACCTGGCGGCGGTACTGGGTGTCCCTCGGCGTCTGCACGGTGCTCTTCGCCGCGGCGCTCCCCTTCGCCCACGGGGAGGCCTTCTTCCTCGCCGCGGTCGTCGTTTCACTGGTCGCGCCGCGCATCGGCCGCTACGCCCCGGCGCTGGGCGCCGTCGTCGCGCTGGCCGCCGTCCTGGTCCCGTGGGCCGTGCCGTCGTGGCGGGCCGAACCGGGCTGGCCGCAGGCGATCGCCCTGTTCTTCACCGTGCTCGTGGTCTACGCCTTCGCCGAAGCCATCCACGCCAACATCGCCCTCGTCGAGGCCCGCGCCGAGGTCGCGCGGCTGGCGTCGGAGGCCGAGCGCACCCGGATCGCCCGCGACCTGCACGACCTGCTCGGCCACTCGCTGACCGCGATCACCGTCAAGAGCACGCTGGCCCGGCGGCTGCTCGGCACCGAGACCGCGCGGGCCGGCGAAGAGATGGCGGCCGTCGAGACGCTCGCCCGCCAGGCCCTGACCGACGTCCGGGCCGCCGTGTCGGGCTACCGGGACGTCACCCTCGCCGGGGAGCTGGCCCGTGGCCGCGAACTGCTGCGCGCGTGCGGGGTCACCGCCGACCTGCCCACCGCCGTCGACGTCGTCGGCCCGGACCACCAGGAGCTGTTCGGCTGGGTCGTGCGCGAAGGCCTCACCAACGTGGCCCGCCACGCCCGCGCGACCCGCTGCGCCGTCACGCTTTCCGCGTCGTCGGTCGAGGTGCTCGACGACGGCGTCGGCGGCCCGGCCACCGAAGGCAGCGGGCTCGCGGGGCTGCGCGAACGGGTCGCCGACGCGGGCGGGCGCGTCGAAGCCGGGCCGGCGAGCCCGCGGGGCTGGCGGCTGGCCGTGTCCCTGACACCGGTGGAGGTGCCGTGA
- a CDS encoding DUF305 domain-containing protein, which translates to MRRRAPVVAAVVVAMSMGGCATTAVPAAPAPPPGPGAGAGSGAFNPTDIAWLQLTVPMTENAVTAAHLAADHAASTAVRSAASALEPAQDGFLTRLRAARDRAGLPAGNVHSGHQMPGMITEADLVALRTSHGGDFDQRLVALLRAHAKQIVVLAKGEQAAGADPATQALARDLATAATREAEVLDRTS; encoded by the coding sequence GTGAGGCGGCGGGCGCCGGTGGTCGCGGCGGTGGTGGTGGCGATGTCCATGGGCGGGTGTGCCACCACCGCCGTGCCGGCGGCCCCGGCGCCGCCGCCCGGCCCCGGGGCGGGTGCCGGCTCCGGGGCGTTCAACCCGACCGACATCGCGTGGTTGCAGCTGACCGTGCCGATGACGGAGAACGCCGTCACCGCGGCCCACCTGGCGGCGGACCACGCGGCGAGCACCGCCGTGCGGTCCGCCGCCTCGGCGCTCGAGCCGGCCCAGGACGGGTTCCTGACCCGCCTGCGGGCGGCTCGTGACCGGGCGGGGTTGCCGGCCGGGAACGTCCACAGTGGACACCAGATGCCGGGGATGATCACCGAAGCCGACCTGGTCGCGCTCCGGACCAGCCACGGCGGCGACTTCGACCAGCGGCTCGTCGCGTTGCTGCGGGCCCACGCGAAGCAGATCGTGGTGCTGGCGAAGGGCGAACAAGCCGCGGGCGCCGACCCGGCGACCCAGGCACTGGCCCGGGACCTCGCCACCGCCGCGACGCGCGAAGCGGAGGTCCTGGACCGGACGAGCTGA